One genomic window of Polyangium aurulentum includes the following:
- a CDS encoding HAMP domain-containing methyl-accepting chemotaxis protein: protein MLRGRAGALLLSMVLVAMVVSAAGWWYIRGLSRHIEALSTENLQGATYLSNAERGLWELRFALPNYALSEGMTREQITASHKPLIDQVNRNMAAFSALPVSDEERSLLAEWNRAFGDYLRSRPRYFQLLDEGKTEEAVVYRSTKTNPPAAAAVRVLASLIEAQRARGSARAQQAEGEAAAATRATLGLAGAALVLGFLLSRAISGLVATQVSFAMRVVESSSSELEASAAKQLGGARELTAATSTVSESLRELLGSARHIDEAARNVAAMAEETRQSAKSGDLLIKRAQEGLAGMRSKVEDSARRISELGDKSQQIGSILALINELSEQTNILAINAAVEAAGAGDAGRRFGVVASEIRRLADRVGGSARQVRGIVEEIRTSAAGMVAATENGLKVADANARQVGEALKSFEAINEQVESTTIAAKEIEALTQAQTEAVEMAGEMMGNISLTAQITEASSQETLRTCEQLGQLSRRLGVFAGPEAPAVAQPPTTPAQA, encoded by the coding sequence ATGCTGCGAGGTAGGGCGGGGGCGCTACTCTTATCCATGGTCCTCGTCGCGATGGTCGTGAGCGCGGCGGGCTGGTGGTACATCCGGGGTCTGTCGAGGCACATCGAGGCGCTCTCGACGGAGAACCTGCAAGGGGCGACCTACCTGTCGAACGCCGAGCGAGGGCTGTGGGAGCTGCGTTTCGCGCTGCCGAACTACGCGCTCTCGGAAGGCATGACGCGCGAGCAGATCACGGCGAGCCACAAGCCCTTGATCGATCAGGTGAACCGGAACATGGCCGCCTTCAGCGCGCTGCCGGTCTCGGACGAGGAGAGGTCGCTGCTCGCCGAATGGAACCGCGCCTTCGGCGATTACCTGAGGTCGCGGCCGCGCTACTTCCAGCTCCTCGACGAGGGCAAGACCGAGGAGGCGGTCGTGTATCGCAGCACCAAGACGAACCCGCCGGCGGCGGCGGCCGTCCGCGTGCTGGCGTCGCTCATCGAGGCCCAGCGGGCGCGGGGCAGCGCGCGGGCGCAGCAGGCCGAGGGGGAGGCGGCGGCGGCGACGCGGGCGACCCTCGGGCTCGCCGGAGCGGCGCTCGTGCTCGGCTTCCTGCTGAGCCGCGCGATCTCGGGGCTCGTGGCCACGCAGGTGAGCTTCGCGATGCGGGTGGTCGAGAGCTCGTCGAGCGAGCTGGAGGCGAGCGCGGCCAAGCAGCTCGGGGGCGCGCGGGAGCTGACGGCGGCGACGTCGACCGTCAGCGAGAGCCTGCGCGAGCTGCTCGGGAGCGCGCGGCACATCGACGAGGCGGCGCGGAACGTCGCGGCGATGGCCGAGGAGACGCGACAGAGCGCCAAGAGCGGCGATCTGCTCATCAAGCGGGCGCAGGAGGGGCTCGCGGGGATGCGGTCGAAGGTCGAGGACAGCGCCCGGCGCATCTCGGAGCTCGGCGACAAGTCGCAGCAGATCGGCAGCATCCTCGCGCTCATCAACGAGCTGTCGGAGCAGACGAACATCCTGGCGATCAACGCGGCCGTCGAGGCCGCGGGCGCCGGGGATGCGGGCAGGCGCTTCGGGGTCGTGGCCTCCGAGATCCGGCGGCTCGCCGACCGCGTGGGGGGCTCGGCGCGCCAGGTCCGGGGCATCGTCGAGGAGATCCGCACGTCGGCCGCGGGGATGGTCGCGGCGACGGAGAACGGGCTGAAGGTGGCCGACGCGAACGCGCGGCAGGTGGGCGAGGCGCTGAAGAGCTTCGAGGCGATCAACGAGCAGGTCGAGAGCACGACGATCGCGGCGAAGGAGATCGAGGCGCTCACGCAGGCGCAGACGGAGGCCGTGGAGATGGCGGGCGAGATGATGGGCAACATCTCGCTGACCGCGCAGATCACGGAGGCGAGCTCGCAGGAGACGCTCCGGACCTGCGAGCAGCTCGGGCAGCTCTCGCGGCGGCTCGGGGTGTTCGCCGGACCGGAGGCGCCGGCCGTGGCGCAGCCACCGACGACGCCCGCGCAGGCGTAG
- the astB gene encoding N-succinylarginine dihydrolase yields MREYNFDGLVGPSHNYSGLSAGNLASSTHGGQIANPRGAALEGLAKMRLVRNLGIGQAVLPPHPRPSLATLRRLGFGGSDEQVIARAAEKEPLLLRLCSSASAMWTANAATVAPSCDTQDGRLHLVPANLQQMFHRAIEAETTRAVLAAIFADQGRFAVHAPLPGGGQFADEGAANHTRLEVPGRPAVHLFAWGRRAFGDGPAPRRFPARQTLEASTALSRLLALDPTNALLVQQHPDGIDAGGFHTDVLAVGSGPVLLLHELAFTHTETLLATLREKLGNALRIVVAKTAELPAADAIAAYPFNSQLLTLPDGSMVILAPEESRENAMARAYLERVVAEDNPVTRVIYVDLRQSMRNGGGPACLRQRIPLTDEQTRALSARVLLDEALEKDLAAWIELHYRDRLAPADLADPALARETMTALDELTRILRLGSVYDFQRSPG; encoded by the coding sequence GTGCGTGAGTACAATTTCGACGGGCTCGTCGGTCCCTCCCACAACTACAGCGGCCTGTCCGCGGGCAACCTCGCCTCTTCGACCCACGGAGGCCAGATCGCGAATCCGCGCGGCGCAGCCCTCGAGGGCCTCGCCAAGATGCGCCTCGTGCGCAATCTCGGCATCGGGCAAGCCGTCCTGCCCCCGCACCCGCGCCCGAGCCTCGCCACCTTGCGCCGCCTCGGCTTCGGCGGGAGCGACGAGCAGGTGATCGCCCGCGCCGCCGAGAAAGAGCCGCTGCTCCTGCGCCTGTGCTCGAGCGCATCGGCCATGTGGACCGCCAACGCCGCGACCGTGGCTCCCTCGTGCGACACCCAGGATGGGCGGCTGCACCTCGTGCCCGCGAACCTGCAGCAGATGTTCCACCGCGCCATCGAGGCCGAGACGACGCGCGCGGTGCTCGCGGCGATCTTCGCCGACCAAGGCCGCTTCGCCGTGCACGCGCCCCTGCCCGGCGGCGGCCAGTTCGCCGACGAGGGCGCCGCCAACCACACCCGCCTCGAGGTCCCGGGCCGCCCCGCCGTGCACCTGTTCGCCTGGGGACGCCGCGCGTTCGGCGACGGCCCCGCGCCCCGCCGCTTCCCCGCCCGGCAGACGCTCGAAGCGAGCACGGCCCTCTCCCGCCTGCTCGCGCTCGACCCCACGAACGCCCTGCTCGTCCAGCAGCACCCCGACGGCATCGACGCGGGAGGTTTTCACACCGACGTGCTCGCCGTGGGCAGCGGCCCGGTCCTGCTCCTGCACGAGCTGGCCTTCACGCACACCGAGACGCTGCTCGCCACGCTGCGCGAGAAGCTCGGCAATGCTCTCCGCATCGTCGTCGCCAAGACCGCCGAGCTGCCCGCCGCGGACGCGATCGCGGCCTACCCGTTCAACTCGCAGCTCCTCACCTTGCCCGACGGCTCGATGGTGATCCTCGCGCCCGAGGAGAGCCGCGAGAACGCCATGGCCCGCGCCTACCTCGAGCGCGTCGTGGCCGAGGACAACCCCGTCACGCGCGTGATCTACGTGGACCTGCGGCAGTCGATGCGAAACGGCGGGGGCCCCGCGTGCCTGCGCCAGCGCATCCCGCTCACGGACGAGCAAACGAGGGCGCTGTCGGCGCGGGTGCTGCTCGACGAGGCGCTCGAGAAGGACCTGGCGGCGTGGATCGAGCTGCACTACCGCGACCGCCTCGCGCCGGCCGACCTCGCCGACCCGGCCCTCGCCCGCGAGACCATGACCGCGCTCGACGAGCTGACGCGGATCCTGCGGCTCGGCAGCGTGTACGATTTCCAGCGCTCGCCGGGCTGA
- a CDS encoding acyl-CoA dehydrogenase family protein: protein MERAIFREEHEMFRQSFLRFIEREVKPNQARWMEQGSVDHEAWRKAGEGGFLCPWLEEAHGGPGGDFLHSVVVIEEMARAYDAGFAMSLHSDVVVPYIHTFGTDAQKARWLRKCASGEIVTAVAMTEPGTGSDLAAIATTARRDGDHYVLNGAKTFISNGILCDLCVVAARTDPDPANAHRGISLFAVEAGTPGFIKGKKLHKMGMPAQDTSELAFEDCRVPAENRLGEEGGGFPMLMQKLQQERLVVAIGSQAAAEQVLTDTIAYCKDRKAFGKPISKFQNTQFKLAECATKVEVGRAFLDKLITEHVAGKYLVKECSMAKLWQTEMLGEVVDTCLQFFGGYGYMLEYPVTRAYMDARVQRIFAGTNEIMKVIIAKQMGL, encoded by the coding sequence ATGGAGCGAGCGATTTTTCGCGAAGAGCACGAGATGTTTCGCCAGTCCTTCCTGCGCTTCATCGAGCGGGAGGTGAAGCCCAACCAGGCGCGGTGGATGGAGCAGGGCTCCGTCGATCACGAGGCGTGGCGCAAGGCGGGCGAGGGCGGCTTTCTGTGCCCGTGGCTCGAGGAGGCCCACGGCGGTCCGGGCGGCGACTTCCTCCACTCGGTGGTCGTCATCGAGGAGATGGCGCGCGCCTACGACGCGGGCTTCGCGATGTCGCTGCACTCGGACGTGGTGGTGCCGTACATCCACACCTTCGGCACCGACGCGCAGAAGGCGCGGTGGCTGCGAAAATGCGCCTCGGGCGAGATCGTGACCGCGGTCGCGATGACCGAGCCGGGCACGGGCAGCGATCTCGCGGCGATCGCGACGACGGCGCGGCGGGACGGGGACCATTACGTGCTCAACGGGGCGAAGACGTTCATCTCGAACGGCATCCTCTGCGACCTGTGCGTGGTGGCCGCGAGGACCGACCCCGACCCGGCGAACGCGCACCGGGGCATCAGCCTCTTCGCGGTCGAGGCGGGCACGCCGGGGTTCATCAAGGGCAAGAAGCTGCACAAGATGGGGATGCCCGCGCAGGACACCTCCGAGCTCGCGTTCGAGGATTGCCGTGTGCCCGCGGAAAACCGCCTCGGCGAGGAGGGCGGGGGCTTTCCGATGCTCATGCAGAAGCTCCAGCAGGAGCGGCTCGTCGTGGCGATCGGCTCGCAGGCCGCGGCCGAGCAGGTGCTCACGGACACGATCGCGTACTGCAAGGACCGCAAGGCGTTCGGCAAGCCGATCTCGAAGTTCCAGAACACGCAGTTCAAGCTGGCCGAGTGCGCGACCAAGGTGGAGGTCGGCCGGGCGTTCCTCGACAAGCTCATCACCGAGCACGTGGCGGGCAAATACCTCGTCAAGGAGTGCTCGATGGCGAAGCTCTGGCAGACCGAGATGCTCGGCGAGGTGGTCGATACCTGCCTGCAGTTCTTCGGCGGCTACGGCTACATGCTCGAGTACCCGGTGACGCGGGCGTACATGGATGCGCGGGTGCAGCGGATCTTCGCGGGCACGAACGAAATCATGAAGGTGATCATCGCCAAGCAAATGGGGCTCTGA
- a CDS encoding LysR family transcriptional regulator, translating into MLSEMAEGGQRWPRSGHPGGTMDLEELRAFIAVIESGSFLAAARSLGVSRTTLRRHVGSLEARAGVPLLESTPHGVIPTEAGSLLAHKGRTMIQEARALLASIRDVGRAPSGTLRVVLPVGLPPHVLTPLFAALHRAYPQIGFHCRFSNDPLDEALASVDIAVHFGEEVPRGPWISYVVLRVREWLVASRDYLDRRGAPRTIADLRHHELLAWQAPGEDARIWHTLDGAAFRVEPTLIATDIHFIRHCAIAGLGIGLLPDALLPDPGREADALVPVLAGVVGKERPVRISVPAALAEIPKVKVVLGHVRAFLGDL; encoded by the coding sequence ATGCTTTCGGAGATGGCCGAAGGCGGTCAGCGCTGGCCACGATCCGGGCACCCGGGGGGGACCATGGACCTCGAAGAGCTGCGTGCCTTCATTGCCGTGATCGAGAGCGGCTCTTTCCTCGCTGCTGCGCGCTCCCTCGGCGTGTCGCGCACGACGCTGCGGCGCCACGTGGGGTCGCTCGAGGCGCGCGCCGGCGTGCCGCTGCTCGAGAGCACCCCGCACGGCGTGATCCCGACCGAGGCGGGCTCCCTGCTCGCCCACAAGGGCCGCACGATGATCCAGGAGGCGCGCGCGCTCCTCGCCTCGATCCGGGACGTGGGCCGCGCGCCCTCGGGCACCTTGCGGGTGGTCCTGCCCGTGGGATTGCCGCCGCACGTGCTCACGCCGCTCTTCGCCGCGCTGCACCGCGCCTATCCGCAGATCGGCTTTCATTGCCGCTTCAGCAACGATCCGCTCGACGAGGCCCTCGCGAGCGTCGACATCGCCGTTCATTTCGGCGAGGAGGTCCCCCGCGGGCCCTGGATCTCGTACGTCGTCCTGCGCGTTCGGGAGTGGCTCGTCGCCAGCAGGGACTACCTCGACCGGCGCGGCGCCCCTCGAACGATCGCCGATCTGAGGCACCACGAGCTGCTCGCCTGGCAGGCCCCGGGCGAGGACGCGCGGATCTGGCACACGCTCGACGGCGCCGCCTTCCGGGTCGAGCCGACCCTCATCGCGACGGACATCCACTTCATCCGGCATTGCGCCATTGCGGGGCTGGGCATCGGCCTCCTGCCGGACGCGCTCCTGCCCGATCCGGGGCGGGAGGCGGACGCGCTCGTCCCGGTCCTCGCGGGCGTGGTGGGGAAGGAGCGACCCGTGCGGATCAGCGTCCCGGCAGCGCTCGCCGAGATCCCCAAGGTCAAGGTCGTCCTCGGCCACGTGCGGGCGTTTCTGGGCGACCTCTGA
- a CDS encoding multicopper oxidase family protein: protein MLSSSCLARRSTIAPALLIAVLAGCGGAEAPQGTPPDYGDPPELLPNADGVRELHYGPSAVEIGGKRYCLRAYNGMTSGPTIRIPKGQDRRVRVNLVNEFTRSDFREIASMMGHGAHSCHDFNLTNLHGHGLHIQPNFATSDPADPCEGNGCASDLRYHGDNVLHEVAPGESAQYRWDLDEDGIHHEGTNWYHPHIHGSTAIQVMDGAAGAIIIEGALDEVPGIAKAKERVMVMTQVAIDHENTVPLKEGEECTQDNLSVTDFLAVETLRPTLINGKLRPRIVTPPGQVERWRMVYGGSPDEMGMKLHVAKDPLCADFDKTPIEMTQIARDGLTLPKFYKSDTVWVSPGYRVDVMMKMPAQNGTLCLVGRRPNDLLGSVIAIVDVNDAAGAPTEVNMPSEADVAAHAPPTTWTGMVDGQTTEVSCDAVKTVHQKVVLLVPTPGQKPPDLGGDVSLSSCDPSQNSHEIDPDAPACLCPDPNISCRKFEDRRAWGYRSDRVMTVDTSERWQIRAFDGHPFHIHVNPFLVCPNDSNKEPNFPHWRDTMWVQVEDGPRDVLMNFRKFKGQFVTHCHKLNHEDEGMMELVEICDPKDEGCLCMGKDAQGACISQAGCLPEDKQCQFAKTAADAYPAPPPPNPALCGP, encoded by the coding sequence ATGCTTTCGTCATCTTGCCTTGCCCGAAGGTCGACCATCGCGCCTGCGCTCTTGATTGCCGTGCTCGCGGGCTGCGGCGGTGCGGAGGCCCCGCAGGGCACGCCCCCGGACTACGGGGACCCGCCCGAGCTTCTGCCGAACGCGGACGGCGTCCGCGAGCTTCATTATGGCCCGAGCGCGGTCGAGATTGGCGGGAAGCGCTACTGCCTCCGCGCCTACAACGGAATGACGAGCGGTCCCACCATCCGCATCCCCAAGGGTCAGGATCGCAGGGTGCGCGTGAACCTCGTCAACGAATTCACGCGTAGCGACTTTCGCGAGATCGCCAGCATGATGGGCCACGGGGCGCACTCGTGCCACGATTTCAACCTGACGAACCTGCACGGGCATGGACTGCACATCCAGCCCAATTTTGCGACGAGCGATCCGGCGGATCCCTGCGAGGGGAACGGCTGCGCCTCGGACTTGCGATACCACGGTGACAACGTCCTGCACGAGGTCGCGCCAGGCGAGAGCGCGCAGTATCGCTGGGATCTGGACGAGGACGGGATCCACCACGAGGGGACGAACTGGTATCACCCCCATATTCACGGCTCGACGGCGATCCAGGTGATGGATGGCGCCGCCGGCGCGATCATCATCGAGGGCGCTCTGGACGAGGTCCCCGGCATCGCCAAGGCCAAGGAGCGGGTCATGGTCATGACCCAGGTGGCCATCGATCACGAAAACACGGTGCCCTTGAAGGAGGGAGAGGAGTGCACCCAGGACAACCTCTCCGTGACGGACTTCCTCGCCGTCGAGACGCTCCGGCCCACCTTGATCAATGGCAAGCTGAGGCCCCGCATCGTGACCCCGCCGGGCCAGGTGGAGCGCTGGCGCATGGTCTACGGAGGCAGCCCCGACGAGATGGGGATGAAGCTCCACGTCGCGAAGGATCCGCTCTGCGCCGACTTCGACAAGACCCCGATCGAGATGACCCAGATCGCGCGCGACGGGCTGACGCTGCCGAAGTTTTACAAGAGCGACACGGTATGGGTTTCGCCGGGCTACCGCGTCGACGTGATGATGAAGATGCCAGCGCAAAACGGGACGCTCTGCCTCGTGGGGCGGCGCCCGAACGATCTGCTGGGCAGCGTCATCGCGATCGTCGACGTGAACGACGCCGCCGGGGCGCCCACCGAGGTGAACATGCCCAGCGAAGCGGACGTGGCCGCGCATGCGCCGCCGACGACGTGGACGGGGATGGTCGACGGGCAAACCACCGAGGTGAGCTGTGACGCGGTGAAGACCGTGCATCAAAAGGTCGTGCTCCTCGTGCCCACGCCGGGCCAAAAGCCGCCCGACCTCGGTGGGGACGTCTCGCTCAGCTCGTGCGACCCATCCCAGAATTCGCACGAGATCGATCCCGACGCGCCCGCGTGCCTCTGCCCCGACCCGAACATCAGCTGCCGCAAATTCGAGGACCGGCGCGCGTGGGGCTACCGCAGCGACCGGGTGATGACCGTGGACACGTCGGAGCGCTGGCAGATCCGCGCCTTCGACGGGCATCCCTTCCACATCCACGTCAATCCGTTCCTCGTGTGCCCGAACGACTCCAACAAGGAGCCCAACTTCCCGCACTGGCGCGACACGATGTGGGTGCAGGTCGAGGACGGGCCGCGCGACGTGCTCATGAATTTCCGCAAGTTCAAAGGCCAGTTCGTGACGCATTGCCACAAGCTGAACCACGAGGACGAAGGCATGATGGAGCTGGTGGAGATCTGCGACCCGAAGGATGAGGGGTGCCTCTGCATGGGGAAGGACGCGCAAGGCGCGTGCATCTCGCAGGCGGGGTGCCTGCCGGAGGATAAACAGTGTCAGTTCGCGAAGACGGCTGCGGACGCGTATCCGGCTCCGCCGCCGCCGAATCCGGCGCTTTGCGGGCCGTGA